In Erigeron canadensis isolate Cc75 chromosome 7, C_canadensis_v1, whole genome shotgun sequence, one DNA window encodes the following:
- the LOC122609360 gene encoding trans-resveratrol di-O-methyltransferase-like, translating to MPSSTTRQSILCDWSDQECIKILKQCRQKIPSKENGGKIIIIDMVVKDSLEDQKSLETKLFLDMTQLFMDMVMMTFTTGRERNKKECAQLFLYAGFNDYKPHLVLGSRSLIEVYP from the exons ATGCCATCTTCTACAACAAGACAGTCCATATTATGTGATTGGAGTGACCAAGAGTGCATAAAGATATTGAAGCAATGCAGACAGAAGATTCCAAGCAAGGAAAATGGAGGAAAAATAATCATCATAGATATGGTGGTAAAGGATAGCCTAGAGGACCAAAAATCACTCGAGACTAAACTTTTCTTGGATATG ACTCAACTTTTCATGGATATGGTTATGATGACTTTTACAACCGGAAGAGAGAGGAATAAAAAGGAGTGTGCACAACTCTTCCTTTATGCTGGTTTTAACGATTATAAACCACACCTTGTGTTAGGGTCAAGATCTCTCATTGAAGTTTATCCCTAA
- the LOC122607651 gene encoding tetratricopeptide repeat protein 4 homolog, whose protein sequence is MALLMEKGSEPQTESEQADLDAIFALKQSAALELKEEGNKYVKMGKKHYSEAIDCYTRAINQKALSESETSIILSNRAHVNILLGNFGRALADSEEAIKLSPTYVKAFYRAAKASLSLNKFFEAKAFCEKGLAQDPDNEELKKLKKQIDSHISERQEHESRVSRSLSQAKDLVSAIEDRGLRIGKAMYQELTGLKKPILDKDHILHWPVLLLYAEVMSSDFIEDFCETDMFSAHLDLIFSESAGPLPWDKENSYTRDAIELYYEAGSGVCLSKKEIISNFLQGTVASHIETFGDDEIDKSSHKVISSVGQGHSKWVKVNEKRTLHAVLKEQNLVIPGIPVFFVVSKRSSGFYKDFKSGNWSLPS, encoded by the exons ATGGCGCTGCTAATGGAAAAAGGGTCAGAACCACAAACAGAAAGTGAACAAGCAGACCTTGATGCCATCTTTGCTCTCAAACAATCTGCTGCTCTTGAACTCAAA GAAGAAGGTAACAAATATGTTAAGATGGGAAAGAAGCATTATTCCGAGGCTATAGATTGCTACACACGGGCAATAAATCAGAAGGCCTTAAGTGAATCCGAGACCTCAATAATTCTTTCTAATAGAGCCCATGTAAATATACTCCTTGGGAACTTTGGCCGTGCTCTTGCAGATTCCGAGGAAGCCATAAAGCTGTCCCCAACATATGTTAAG GCTTTTTATAGAGCAGCTAAAGCATCGTTATCTTTGAATAAGTTTTTTGAAGCAAAGGCCTTTTGTGAGAAAGGACTTGCTCAGGACCCAGATAATGAAGAATTAAAGAAGCTAAAAAAGCAAATAGATTCACACATATCTGAACGTCAAGAACACGAGTCTCGTGTTTCCAGATCTCTGTCTCAAGCAAAG GACCTAGTTTCAGCAATTGAAGACAGAGGATTGAGGATCGGAAAGGCCATGTATCAAGAATTAACTGGATTGAAAAAGCCAATCTTAGATAAAGATCATATACTTCACTGGCCGGTGCTTCTTCTCTATGCGGAAGTTATGTCTAGCGACTTCATTGAGGACTTCTGTGAGACTGATATGTTTTCAGCTCATCTTGACTTG ATATTTTCTGAGAGTGCTGGTCCATTGCCATGGGATAAAGAAAACTCTTATACGCGTGATGCTATTGAGTTGTACTATGAG GCAGGATCAGGGGTTTGTTTGTCAAAGAAAGAAATTATTAGTAATTTCTTACAGGGTACGGTAGCTTCCCATATTGAAACTTTTGGTGATGATGAGATTGATAAATCTTCCCATAAAGTAATCTCCTCAGTTG GACAAGGCCATTCCAAGTGGGTGAAAGTGAACGAGAAAAGAACCCTTCATGCAGTTCTCAAAGAACAAAATCTTGTTATCCCTGGAATCCCTG ttttttttgttgtttcaaAGAGATCCAGCGGCTTCTACAAAGACTTCAAATCTGGAAATTGGTCCCTTCCATCTTGA
- the LOC122607775 gene encoding trans-resveratrol di-O-methyltransferase-like yields the protein MALQNDEESKDLLHFQAQIWNHIFSFIKPMSLKCAIQLEIPDIINGHGAPMLLSELVDALSINKERTPFVYRLMRILVHSGFFVKQNIGKTRYGNDNEVEDNEKNEGYLLAPASRYLLKEEPLSVRPFLLAMLDPILMNPWQDMSKWFKNDDANPCHTTHGAMLWELTSQESGLNHLFNEGMASDARLVTDDAVLKHYKNVFQGLSSIVDVGGGTGTAVKAIAEAFPGVNCIVFDLPHVIDGLVGSKNLSYASGDMFEAIPKADAVLLKWILHDWSDQECIKILKQCREAIPSKENGGKLIIIDMVIKHDPHDNQSLETQLFFDMLMMTVTKGRERSEKEWAMLFLDAGFSEYKIHPVLGLRSLIEVYPS from the exons atggcATTGCAAAATGATGAGGAATCTAAAGATTTGCTTCATTTTCAAGCTCAAATATGGAACCATATCTTCAGCTTTATTAAGCCCATGTCACTCAAATGTGCTATTCAGTTAGAAATACCCGATATTATCAATGGTCACGGTGCACCGATGTTGCTCTCCGAGTTAGTAGATGCACTCTCTATTAACAAGGAGAGAACCCCTTTTGTGTATCGACTTATGCGTATCCTTGTCCATTCTGGTTTCTTTGTGAAACAAAACATAGGCAAAACGCGATATGGCAATGACAACGAAGTGGAAGACAATGAGAAAAATGAAGGCTATTTGCTAGCTCCTGCTTCTCGGTATCTTCTGAAGGAGGAGCCGCTAAGTGTGAGACCCTTTTTACTAGCCATGCTGGATCCAATATTAATGAATCCATGGCAAGATATGAGTAAATGGTTCAAAAATGACGATGCCAACCCTTGTCACACAACCCACGGGGCAATGTTATGGGAACTTACAAGCCAGGAATCTGGTCTTAACCATCTGTTTAACGAAGGAATGGCTAGTGATGCAAGGCTTGTTACAGACGACGCCGTCCTGAAACATTACAAGAATGTTTTTCAAGGGTTAAGCTCAATTGTTGATGTTGGAGGTGGTACTGGGACCGCTGTCAAAGCAATTGCTGAAGCTTTTCCGGGTGTTAATTGCATCGTATTCGATCTCCCACATGTTATTGATGGTTTAGTAGGAAGTAAGAATTTGAGTTATGCTAGTGGAGACATGTTTGAAGCCATTCCCAAAGCTGATGCAGTATTGTTAAAG TGGATATTACATGATTGGAGTGACCAAGAGTGCATAAAGATATTGAAGCAGTGTAGAGAGGCGATTCCAAGCAAGGAAAATGGAGGAAAACTAATCATCATAGATATGGTGATAAAGCATGACCCACACGACAACCAATCACTCGAGACTCAGCTTTTCTTTGATATGCTTATGATGACCGTTACAAAGGGAAGAGAAAGGAGCGAAAAGGAGTGGGCAATGCTCTTCCTTGATGCTGGCTTTAGCGAATACAAGATACATCCTGTTTTGGGGTTAAGATCTCTCATTGAAGTTTATCCTAGTTAA